Below is a genomic region from bacterium.
GATCACAAGCAAAAGATCAGAGAATTGCGCGAAAAAAAGTGGAAGTTTGCAGGGAAAGATATAGGGTCCTGGTTTGTTACCGGATCGATGGCGGTTACAGCGGCATGCACTGGAATGCCGGTGTGGGGAATTGCTGCGTTTATTGCTAATCAGGTTATGGATGCGCCGAAGTTGAAAGATATTCCAAAATCGTTTAAAAAACTTGTTGAAGAAGATGAGAAAAATAAACGATCACCAGTAGGTATGTTGTTTGATGTAAGCAAACAAGAAAAGAAGTAGTTTTTTAATAAAAATATATAATACTATTCTAAACAAGTGTATGTTGATCTTCAAGTGAGGAAACCATGTATCAGAAAAAAACAGGTTTGCAGCGCTATGCCATCTGGTTGGAATATGACGGCGCGGCTTTTGCGGGATTTCAGTTCCAGAAAAAAAAAGTAACCGTCCAATCCACCTTGGAGCGGGCGATTACCTTTCGCTTTCATGAAACTTGCCGTGTGGCTGTGGCCAGCCGGACCGATGCCGGTGTGCATGCCAAAGCCCAAGTGGCGATTTTTGATATGGCCTATGCCATTGCAGCAGAAAAACTGGGTCCGGCGCTTAACAGCGCGCTGCCGGTGAGCGTGAAAGTATTAAGTGCAAAGAAGGTTGCGCCTGACTGGGAACCGCGCAAGCAATCCATTCAAAAAATTTATGCCTACCTTATTTATGAGCGTCCCATCGTATCTCCTTTGCAGCACCAGCGGATGTGGCAGGTCATGCAAAGGCTTGATTTGGCAGCCATGCGAAGTGCGGTACGTCATTTGATTGGGAAGCATGATTTTTCATCTTTTCGCGCTTCCGGTTGTGCTTCCAAGCATGCGACGCGCGACCTCGAAAAAATCAGTATCACGCGTAAAGGCTATGTCCTGACCCTGCGTTTTTTTGGTAATGCTTTTTTATATCACATGGTGCGTAATCTGGTGGGCACACTGGTCGAAGTGGGCAAAGGGCGGCTTAAGCCAGGAGAGGTAAAAATAATTTTGCAGACACGCAACCGGAAAAAAGCCGGCCCCACCGCGCCCGCCTGCGGACTGTACCTCGAAAAAATTAAATTTAAAAACTAAAGAAACCTCACGCCAAGCCGCTAAGCTGCAAAGAAAATATTTTTAGAATAAATGTAAATTCATTTTTCAATATTAATTAGTCATCAGGATTTTATAATTGTTTCTAATTGGTTTTTATGTTTTATTTTTGTATTACTTGGCATCTTTGCGTCTTGGCGTGAGGTTCTTTTGAGATTTTATTTTTTTTTAAAATATCCATTTATTTTTATGGTTTTTTTACCGATAATGATTCCATGATTATTCAAACCCTCGCCGAATATGCAGGCCGTCATTCATATCATAAATATCAGGACACAGAGCTGGCAATTGCGCTGGATTTAATCCGCGCGCACCGTGCCCTGATACTTAATCTTAAAGCCATTTCCGAGGCCAAGCTTTCTTTGGAGACCATGCTGCATGCATTGTTGATTTTTTCTGAGGAGAACCATTTTATTAAATATGATCCTTGGGATGCGACCATTCGGATCAAGCAGTTTCCGGAAGCACCCCAGCTGGTTTTTCAATACAATCCCTTCCGTGATCCAGCCAACCGGCATGCGGATGGGCAAAAGGCCAAAACCACAACCGGCCAAAAAACTGATTTTTTAGATTGGGAAACTTTTCCCGCCAGTGAGCACTATTTAATCTGGGCGGCGCCCTCGGGACGGCAGTACGGACTTTTAGTGCAACCCGCACCGATTGTTCCCAGCCATTTGATCATTGCATCTTTGGATGAAAATCCTGCAACCGGCACCCACTTTGATCAGACGTTGTGCTCTTTTCAAATGGAGGACATGCATGCATTGCAGGCAGTGCTTTATTCACTGGGTTATGCCATGGGATACAATGATAAAGGCGCCGGTGCCTCGGTGAATCATTTTCATACGCAGGCGATTCCCAGAAATTATCTTCCGATCATTCGGCAGTACCAAGCGGGGAAGCTGAGTATATCCGAGACCAGGATGGATAAAAACGGTGTTGCTTTGAAGCTTATTCGGGCGAACGACAGCTATCCGGTCAATGTGGTTTTGCTTGAGTCTGATCAGATTCAACCGTTGGTGGATAAAAAAATCGAAGTGTTGGCGCAGTTCCAATCAGAAAAAATTGTTTTGAATACTATTGGCTGGGAACACGCTGGGCGCTGGGTCGAGGCTTTTTTTCCTCGCGGCCAGGAGGCCTTGATGGGTAATGCGTTTAAAGCCGGTTATGTTGAGATGGGCGGGATGTTGGTTATTCCCAATAAAGCGCTTTTTGAGAGTATCAAAGAACCTGCGACAGGGAAGAATGCTTTATCTGAAGCGGGCTTTTCTTTGGAACGTTTTGAGCAATTATTACCCAAACTTATATCTATTTTTGATTGATTTTCTTTTTTTCCCTACTTCAAGCATGATAGTGCCAGCCACTCTTCTCTACTTTTCTCTAAGATTATAAAAGTTTTTAAACTTTGCATCTTTGCGTGAGGCCAAAGATGGATTTTTGTTTAAATCTTCATTTGTTTTTCAATGATTTTCGGCGTTGCAGGGTAAAATTTTCCGAAAGTAAATTAAAGGTTTGTTTTATGGGTGTATTATAATTATTTTGTAATGTATAATCAAGAAGCTCGTGTTTCAAAATAGGACGTCTGTTAGTTTAAGCTTATTTTATAATGAAAAAAATAGTCAGGTGGTATAGGAATTGAACGTTTCCTGTGATATATTTAGAATACTTCATTATTTATGATAAAGGAATGCTTTAAAAGGAGTTCGTGCATGTATCGAATGGATGAGAAGCCATTCCAATCAAAAGTAAGAATATTTTCGTTTTGGCAGTCATCTGCGGCTCGAAAAGGTATCCGGGCGCTGGCATTGCTGATTACGTTGACATTTGTTTTTCCTTATCTTACCTGGGCATTTGAGAATCAGACCTTTTTAACCGGATTGTCCACGGTTTTTTATCGCAACCAACCGATTGAAATTCCTAAAAAACTCGGGACCATTTCCCGGGTGATTCAGGGCCAAAATCAGGTTGTGATTCATATCGAGGATTTACATTGCAATTATGAAGTGCAAATGAATATTGCCAAGATGATCCGGCTATTTTCAAAAAAACTAAATTTGCATCTGGTGGCGGTGGAGGGAGCGGCCCGGGAAGTGAATGTGCGCAAGCTTGCGTCATTCCCGGAAAAGCTGGTACGCAAACAGGTTGGCAATTACTTTATGCAGCAGGGCAAAGTAACCGGCGCGGAATATTATGCCGCCCTGGCGCCTGAAACAGTGACCCTGGTCGGGATTGAAACACCGGCCCATTATCAGACCAGCCGGGAAAAAGTCGCTGAATTTCTAAATGATGAAAGTCAGGGGTATGTATTTGATTTAAAAGATGCATTCCAGGAATT
It encodes:
- a CDS encoding DUF4922 domain-containing protein, which gives rise to MIIQTLAEYAGRHSYHKYQDTELAIALDLIRAHRALILNLKAISEAKLSLETMLHALLIFSEENHFIKYDPWDATIRIKQFPEAPQLVFQYNPFRDPANRHADGQKAKTTTGQKTDFLDWETFPASEHYLIWAAPSGRQYGLLVQPAPIVPSHLIIASLDENPATGTHFDQTLCSFQMEDMHALQAVLYSLGYAMGYNDKGAGASVNHFHTQAIPRNYLPIIRQYQAGKLSISETRMDKNGVALKLIRANDSYPVNVVLLESDQIQPLVDKKIEVLAQFQSEKIVLNTIGWEHAGRWVEAFFPRGQEALMGNAFKAGYVEMGGMLVIPNKALFESIKEPATGKNALSEAGFSLERFEQLLPKLISIFD
- the truA gene encoding tRNA pseudouridine(38-40) synthase TruA, with product MYQKKTGLQRYAIWLEYDGAAFAGFQFQKKKVTVQSTLERAITFRFHETCRVAVASRTDAGVHAKAQVAIFDMAYAIAAEKLGPALNSALPVSVKVLSAKKVAPDWEPRKQSIQKIYAYLIYERPIVSPLQHQRMWQVMQRLDLAAMRSAVRHLIGKHDFSSFRASGCASKHATRDLEKISITRKGYVLTLRFFGNAFLYHMVRNLVGTLVEVGKGRLKPGEVKIILQTRNRKKAGPTAPACGLYLEKIKFKN